In one Bombus fervidus isolate BK054 chromosome 16, iyBomFerv1, whole genome shotgun sequence genomic region, the following are encoded:
- the LOC139995697 gene encoding uncharacterized protein — protein MTMDWQTIEFQYLKTIKFFGQLVGVWPYQEKFLKITMRFVTLVVTIFCLATQISRVVVFYSLDILLEQMPHLDVTLTIILKQYNYILNEKKLKELLSDIVAERLIERPKEELEILDMYSQKAMILSFLYRVSTFVTAIMFVLIPVVSPILNIVAPLNESRSREFIYPAYYFVDEERYYYVILVQMVASVSVLAAIYIACDTSLIHFVQHACALLTISGLCISLMCASKNIPVPEKMRNTIYIVFIPLYISFGYTRLIKLQYKMLLTAIWKDWSIDSHSNEFHIMAEYAKKGALLSWLDCGIGVVCILVFSQLFLTPLALDIISPMNETRDIIYIYPAYYYIDDQKYRTIINLHMAYTYILGIIVYVGCDTSYMCIVQHACGQLAVAGHRFKNAIFDLSIVNETSAIQDEIHERVLRSIRQHQHAIDYLKAIQSIHSTYLCICIGVVMATFSVTLVKVAAQSEISVESIKNVVFLSSQLTHIFLLTVQGQFVQNANDEVTESIYDALWYNSNNKTKLLFVLALRNCLNPPTLSAGGLIILNMKSFSEIIKTSVSYFTVLKST, from the exons ATGACTATGGATTGGCAAACGATCGAGTTTCAATATCTTAAAACCATCAAATTTTTCGGGCAGCTTGTTGGTGTGTGGCCTTATCAGGAAAAATTCCTGAAAATTACAATGCGATTTGTCACATTGGTTGTGACTATTTTCTGTCTTGCAACTCAG ATATCACGGGTAGTAGTGTTTTACAGCTTGGACATACTGTTAGAACAAATGCCGCATTTGGATGTAACATTAACAATTATTCTCAAGCAGTACAATTACATTCTGAATGAGAAGAAG TTGAAAGAACTTTTAAGCGACATCGTCGCTGAACGTCTGATAGAACGACCAAAGGAGGAATTAGAGATTTTGGACATGTACTCTCAGAAGGCAATGATCTTGTCCTTTCTATACAGAG TCAGCACATTTGTCACCGCCATTATGTTCGTCCTCATACCGGTTGTATCACCTATTCTGAACATCGTCGCACCCTTGAACGAGTCGCGGAGCCGCGAATTTATCTATCCAGCTTATTACTTCGTGGACGAAGAACGATATTATTATGTCATACTAGTGCAGATGGTAGCATCGGTGTCAGTACTCGCAGCTATTTATATCGCCTGTGACACCAGTTTAATTCACTTCGTACAGCATGCTTGTGCCCTGCTGACTATCAGTGG ACTCTGCATATCGTTAATGTGTGCTAGCAAAAATATTCCTGTACCAGAAAAGATGAGAAATACgatttatattgttttcatacctttgtacatatcTTTCGGTTACACGAGACTAATCAAATTGCAGTACAAGATGCTACTTACCGCTATTTGGAAGGATTGGTCAATCGATAGTCACAGTAACGAATTTCACATTATGGCCGAGTACGCTAAAAAGGGAGCACTCCTTTCTTGGTTAGATTGTG GAATTGGTGTTGTCTGTATCTTAGTTTTCtcacaattatttttaacgcCATTAGCTTTGGACATAATTTCACCAATGAACGAAACGCGggatattatatacatttatccagcttattattatattgatgACCAGAAGTATCgtacaattataaatttacatatggcgtatacatatattttaggAATTATTGTGTATGTTGGTTGCGATACAAGTTACATGTGCATTGTGCAACACGCGTGTGGACAATTAGCAGTGGCTgg ACATCGTTTCAAGAATGCGATTTTTGATTTGTCTATTGTCAATGAAACCAGTGCCATACAGGATGAGATTCATGAAAGAGTGCTTCGTTCGATTCGACAACACCAACATGCTATAGA TTACCTGAAAGCTATTCAAAGCATTCATTCTACTTATCTTTGTATTTGTATCGGAGTGGTAATGGCAACTTTCAGCGTCACATTAGTAAAG GTTGCAGCACAATCGGAAATTTCCGTGGAGTCTATTAAGAACGTTGTATTTCTCTCATCTCAATTGACACACATATTTCTATTAACGGTACAAGGACAATTCGTACAGAATGCGAACGATGAAGTTACCGAATCGAT ATATGACGCGTTATGGtataattctaataataaaacgaaactGTTGTTTGTATTAGCACTAAGAAATTGCTTAAATCCTCCCACTCTATCAGCTGGTGGATTAATTATCCTGAATATGAAGAGCTTCTCAGAG ATTATAAAAACATCTGTTTCATACTTTACCGTATTGAAATCTACGTAA